The following proteins are co-located in the Micromonospora viridifaciens genome:
- a CDS encoding SDR family NAD(P)-dependent oxidoreductase: protein MRFQDKVVFITGGASGLGAATARRFAAEGARVVIADIDAEGAERAAADLPDAYAVIVDTGDATSVERGIADAVRRYDRIDVIFNNAGIDGQQQPLHEMDVANWERVRRVNGDGMFFVLRYGIAAMLAGGGGAIVNTSSTTALAAQENISPYTFTKAGIIGLTRSAAIEYAARGIRVNAIAPTVVMTPLVEHFIDSAPDPAQMRRQMEAFNPKPGIPNPDDVAGVVLFLASDDAAWITGHTIPIDGGYVAR, encoded by the coding sequence ATGCGGTTCCAGGACAAGGTCGTGTTCATCACCGGCGGGGCGTCCGGGCTCGGTGCGGCGACCGCCCGGCGGTTCGCGGCCGAGGGCGCCCGGGTGGTGATCGCCGACATCGACGCAGAGGGTGCCGAGCGGGCGGCCGCGGACCTGCCCGACGCCTACGCGGTGATCGTGGACACCGGCGACGCCACCTCCGTCGAGCGGGGCATCGCCGACGCCGTGCGGCGGTACGACCGGATCGACGTGATCTTCAACAATGCCGGCATCGACGGCCAGCAGCAGCCGCTGCACGAGATGGACGTGGCGAACTGGGAGCGGGTCCGCCGGGTCAACGGCGACGGGATGTTCTTCGTCCTCCGCTACGGCATCGCGGCGATGCTCGCGGGCGGCGGGGGCGCGATCGTCAACACCTCGTCGACGACCGCGCTGGCCGCGCAGGAGAACATCTCCCCGTACACGTTCACCAAGGCCGGCATCATCGGCCTGACCCGTTCGGCGGCGATCGAGTACGCGGCGCGCGGCATCCGGGTCAACGCGATCGCCCCGACCGTGGTGATGACCCCGCTGGTGGAGCACTTCATCGACAGCGCGCCCGATCCGGCCCAGATGCGTCGGCAGATGGAGGCGTTCAACCCGAAGCCCGGCATCCCCAACCCCGACGACGTCGCCGGCGTGGTGCTCTTCCTCGCCTCGGACGACGCCGCCTGGATCACCGGGCACACCATCCCGATCGACGGCGGCTACGTCGCCCGCTGA
- a CDS encoding enoyl-CoA hydratase-related protein, which produces MTEPLLVDRTDAVVTLTLNRPTAMNSLDVALKEALRDTLAELEADKSCRAVVLAGAGGSFSAGQDLREHVQTLESAHPDPLATVRAHYNPIAARLANLPKPVVAAVRGMAAGAGASLAFLADFRIGGPKTRFLMAFAGVGLAADTGASWTLPRLVGHAKAVELLMLAEPVGAEEARRLGLLTRLVDDDEQVLPTAQELAARLAAGPTVAYGAIKRQLSIADAGTLADALAAEAQAQSICGATADHRAATMAFVNKQKPTFEGR; this is translated from the coding sequence GTGACCGAGCCGCTGCTCGTCGACCGCACCGACGCGGTCGTCACCTTGACGCTCAACCGTCCGACGGCGATGAACTCGCTCGACGTCGCGCTCAAGGAGGCGCTCCGCGACACCCTGGCCGAGCTGGAGGCCGACAAATCCTGCCGGGCGGTCGTGCTGGCCGGCGCGGGCGGCTCGTTCAGCGCCGGGCAGGACCTGCGGGAGCACGTGCAGACCCTCGAGTCCGCCCACCCCGACCCGCTGGCCACCGTGCGGGCCCACTACAACCCGATCGCGGCCCGGCTGGCCAACCTGCCCAAGCCGGTGGTCGCCGCGGTCCGGGGCATGGCCGCCGGGGCGGGCGCCTCGCTGGCGTTCCTCGCCGACTTCCGGATCGGCGGGCCGAAGACGAGGTTCCTGATGGCCTTCGCCGGCGTCGGGCTCGCCGCCGACACCGGGGCCTCCTGGACGCTGCCCCGGCTGGTCGGCCACGCCAAGGCCGTCGAGCTGCTGATGCTCGCCGAGCCGGTGGGCGCCGAGGAGGCCCGCCGCCTCGGGCTGCTCACCCGCCTGGTGGACGACGACGAGCAGGTGCTGCCGACCGCGCAGGAGCTGGCCGCCCGGCTCGCCGCCGGCCCGACCGTCGCGTACGGGGCGATCAAGCGCCAGCTCTCCATCGCCGACGCCGGCACCCTCGCCGACGCGCTCGCCGCCGAGGCGCAGGCGCAGTCGATCTGCGGCGCCACCGCCGACCACCGGGCGGCCACCATGGCCTTCGTCAACAAGCAGAAGCCGACCTTCGAGGGCCGCTGA